The Microbacterium limosum genome contains a region encoding:
- a CDS encoding bifunctional UDP-2,4-diacetamido-2,4,6-trideoxy-beta-L-altropyranose hydrolase/GNAT family N-acetyltransferase: MQDGRYGARHADLAIDANIGGEAAFASPHLSRFQAAGGRVALTRAAVRRHRRVWEPRQARRVLVVIGGTDPFNVTPRVIDALEVTSGRLEVTVVSPAGNPNVAQAAARSRHDVTVKPFVDDLPDLAAKHDLVISAAGTSILDFACMGLPMALVSVTDNQAAGYRQATASGLGVPLGEPPHADLENRMQFLDGILADAERLRRMSEAGRQSVDGLGAWRIVSAWECQTPAARPIQRDVRPIGVRPARMSDAEQLLSWRNDPQTRLRSRQTDEITMGSHRSWLQATLESRAQLLLVAEDGQNPVGTVRWDAVGRSRWEVSINVAPTARGRGIAASALRAAERALLDEYPEAPLAMVAWVHPDNEPSLRLFSAAGYLPDKPAESGFLSFVKQRIKSDPM; the protein is encoded by the coding sequence ATGCAGGATGGCCGTTACGGGGCTCGACACGCTGACCTCGCGATCGACGCGAACATCGGCGGTGAGGCGGCGTTTGCATCTCCGCACTTGAGCCGATTTCAAGCTGCCGGTGGACGAGTTGCACTTACTAGGGCCGCAGTCCGGCGTCACCGCCGTGTCTGGGAGCCTCGCCAGGCTCGGCGTGTCCTTGTTGTGATCGGGGGGACGGATCCGTTTAACGTCACACCTCGGGTCATTGATGCGCTTGAAGTGACGTCGGGGCGACTTGAGGTGACTGTGGTCAGCCCCGCCGGCAACCCAAATGTGGCTCAGGCAGCGGCAAGAAGTAGGCATGACGTGACCGTGAAGCCGTTCGTTGATGACTTGCCCGACTTGGCCGCGAAACACGACCTCGTCATCAGTGCGGCCGGCACCTCCATCCTGGACTTTGCGTGCATGGGGCTGCCGATGGCGCTCGTCAGCGTCACGGACAACCAAGCGGCCGGCTATCGCCAGGCGACCGCGTCGGGCCTCGGCGTGCCGCTCGGCGAGCCACCGCACGCAGACCTTGAGAACCGCATGCAATTCCTAGATGGGATTCTGGCCGACGCCGAACGGCTACGAAGGATGTCGGAAGCCGGCCGACAGTCTGTCGATGGACTTGGTGCGTGGCGAATCGTTTCCGCCTGGGAATGCCAAACCCCTGCGGCCCGCCCCATCCAGCGGGACGTGAGGCCGATTGGGGTGCGCCCGGCGCGCATGTCGGACGCCGAGCAGTTGTTGAGTTGGCGGAATGACCCGCAGACGCGCCTGCGGTCGCGACAAACCGACGAAATCACGATGGGCTCCCACCGCAGCTGGCTGCAAGCCACGCTCGAATCCCGTGCGCAACTCCTGCTCGTCGCAGAGGATGGCCAAAACCCGGTAGGGACGGTGCGCTGGGACGCCGTCGGCCGATCTCGGTGGGAAGTTTCGATCAATGTTGCCCCGACTGCGAGAGGCCGCGGTATCGCGGCTAGTGCGCTGCGTGCAGCCGAACGGGCTTTGCTCGACGAGTATCCGGAAGCTCCCCTTGCCATGGTCGCTTGGGTCCATCCGGACAACGAGCCCTCGCTGCGGCTGTTTAGCGCTGCGGGCTACCTGCCGGACAAGCCAGCGGAATCGGGCTTCCTCTCCTTCGTCAAGCAAAGGATCAAATCAGATCCCATGTGA
- the pseB gene encoding UDP-N-acetylglucosamine 4,6-dehydratase (inverting): MTILTGSNILITGGTGSFGKAFIRYALDNLNPRRLVVFSRDELKQYEVRHQFGDDSRLRWFIGDIRDERRLARALHGVDYVVHAAALKQVDTAEYNPFEFVKTNVLGSQNVIEASIDAGVKKVVALSTDKASSPINLYGATKLTADKLFITGNHYAAAYDTRFAVVRYGNVMGSRGSVIPFFKRLGAEGKPLPVTDLRCTRFFITLPQAVRMVVDAFGLMQGGELLVPRIPSMKVTDLAHAIVPGADLVDVGLRPGEKLHEEMISPEEGRRAVMVQDGAYFIIQPDLATWGYQAPEGSTPVERGFAYRSDLNDAWYTQEEIAQIIETGV, translated from the coding sequence GTGACCATCCTGACGGGATCTAACATTCTCATCACCGGCGGAACGGGGTCCTTTGGGAAGGCTTTCATCCGATACGCGCTCGACAACCTGAACCCGCGCAGGCTCGTGGTCTTCTCTAGGGATGAACTCAAACAGTATGAGGTTCGCCATCAGTTCGGGGACGATTCCCGCCTTCGTTGGTTTATTGGCGACATCCGCGACGAGCGAAGGCTGGCGCGAGCCCTGCACGGTGTCGACTACGTAGTGCATGCTGCGGCCCTGAAGCAGGTCGATACCGCCGAATACAACCCCTTCGAGTTTGTCAAGACGAACGTACTGGGCAGCCAGAACGTCATCGAAGCCTCAATTGATGCCGGAGTAAAGAAGGTCGTGGCCTTGTCGACCGACAAGGCATCGAGCCCCATCAACTTGTATGGCGCTACAAAACTGACCGCCGACAAGCTGTTCATCACCGGTAACCACTACGCAGCGGCGTACGATACTCGGTTTGCAGTGGTGCGCTATGGCAACGTCATGGGGTCCCGCGGCTCTGTAATTCCGTTCTTTAAGAGGCTCGGCGCGGAGGGAAAGCCCCTCCCTGTTACGGATCTGCGCTGCACCCGATTCTTCATCACGCTGCCACAGGCCGTTCGGATGGTAGTCGATGCATTTGGTCTTATGCAGGGTGGTGAGCTGCTGGTTCCACGGATACCTTCGATGAAGGTTACCGACCTTGCGCACGCCATCGTCCCCGGGGCCGACCTGGTGGATGTCGGCTTGCGCCCCGGCGAGAAGCTGCACGAAGAGATGATCAGCCCTGAAGAGGGGCGCCGTGCTGTGATGGTGCAGGACGGTGCGTACTTCATCATTCAGCCCGACCTCGCCACGTGGGGATATCAGGCACCCGAGGGTTCGACGCCGGTCGAGCGCGGGTTCGCCTATCGGTCGGATCTCAACGACGCCTGGTATACGCAAGAGGAGATCGCCCAAATCATCGAGACCGGAGTCTGA
- a CDS encoding sugar transferase — MALPPDATPRAGAAPTGAQYQRSLSPAFTAGAPSTRPARGDWRSRYARRVAVTDFIVIVWVVFGTQIAWLGLEANVVVREGSPIPAVDYWIFSTLLVVLWMGALMLNDTRNYRVIGSGSQEYKRIFDASFVLFGCIAIIAFLAQIDVARGFLLVSLPMGVLFLLLSRWMWRQWLVVKRAQGEYSAKVLLVGSEASVAQVARELSRARSAGYRVVGCCVPTGRVADTIEGTDIPIMGNVNSIDRALQATQADTVVVTSTDDLPPDKVKHISWSLEQGQQHLVLAPSIADVAGPRIHTRPVAGLPLIHVETPRFSRGQRVAKRATDLALSTIGIIVLSPLLLVLAMIVKFSSPGPVLFMQTRVGYAGKTFRMLKFRSMVQNAEALLPALQAKRDAGNEILFKMTNDPRATRVGRFMRKYSLDELPQLFNVFAGSMSLVGPRPPLPSEVERYADHVHRRFLVKPGVTGLWQVSGRSTLSWEESVRLDLSYVENWTMLGDLLILVKTLRAALAPGPSAY; from the coding sequence GTGGCCCTGCCGCCCGATGCGACACCGCGCGCCGGCGCTGCGCCCACCGGCGCGCAGTACCAGCGCTCCCTCTCCCCCGCCTTCACCGCCGGCGCCCCCTCCACGCGTCCAGCCCGCGGCGACTGGCGTAGCCGCTACGCCCGCCGCGTCGCCGTCACCGACTTCATCGTCATCGTGTGGGTCGTCTTCGGCACGCAGATCGCGTGGCTCGGTCTCGAAGCCAACGTGGTCGTCCGCGAGGGATCGCCCATCCCGGCGGTCGACTACTGGATCTTCTCCACCCTGCTCGTCGTGCTCTGGATGGGCGCTCTGATGCTCAACGACACCCGCAACTACCGCGTCATCGGCAGCGGCTCGCAGGAGTACAAGCGCATCTTCGACGCCAGTTTCGTGCTGTTCGGCTGCATCGCCATCATCGCGTTCCTCGCGCAGATTGATGTGGCCCGAGGGTTCCTGCTCGTCTCACTGCCCATGGGCGTGCTCTTCCTCCTCCTCTCGCGCTGGATGTGGCGCCAGTGGCTCGTGGTAAAGCGCGCCCAGGGCGAGTACTCCGCAAAGGTGCTGCTCGTCGGCTCCGAGGCTTCGGTGGCCCAGGTAGCCCGCGAGCTCTCCCGCGCGCGGAGCGCCGGTTACCGAGTGGTGGGATGCTGCGTGCCCACCGGCCGCGTCGCCGACACGATCGAGGGCACCGACATCCCGATCATGGGCAACGTCAATTCGATCGACCGCGCCCTGCAGGCCACGCAGGCCGACACGGTCGTCGTGACGAGCACCGACGACCTGCCGCCCGACAAGGTGAAGCACATCTCGTGGAGCCTCGAGCAGGGCCAGCAGCACCTCGTGCTGGCGCCCAGCATCGCCGACGTCGCCGGCCCCCGCATCCATACCAGGCCGGTCGCGGGGCTGCCGCTCATCCACGTGGAGACCCCGCGTTTCAGCCGCGGGCAGCGCGTCGCGAAGCGTGCGACCGACCTCGCGCTCAGCACCATCGGCATCATCGTGCTGAGCCCATTGCTGCTCGTGTTGGCGATGATCGTGAAGTTCTCGAGCCCCGGCCCCGTGCTCTTCATGCAGACGCGCGTCGGCTACGCGGGCAAGACCTTCCGCATGCTCAAGTTCCGCTCCATGGTGCAAAACGCCGAGGCGCTGCTACCGGCGCTTCAGGCGAAGCGGGATGCCGGCAACGAGATCCTCTTCAAGATGACCAACGATCCGCGGGCTACCCGCGTGGGTCGGTTCATGCGCAAGTACAGCCTCGACGAGCTGCCCCAGCTGTTCAACGTCTTCGCGGGCTCGATGTCTCTCGTCGGGCCGCGGCCGCCCCTGCCTTCGGAGGTTGAGCGGTATGCGGACCACGTGCATCGGCGGTTCCTCGTGAAGCCTGGCGTGACGGGGCTCTGGCAGGTGAGTGGGCGGTCGACTCTGTCGTGGGAAGAGTCCGTCAGGCTAGACCTCTCCTACGTCGAGAATTGGACCATGCTCGGTGACCTGCTGATCTTGGTCAAGACTCTGCGTGCCGCACTCGCCCCCGGCCCGTCGGCTTATTGA
- the pseI gene encoding pseudaminic acid synthase, which yields MTSSQVIPVGKATIATQAPPFVIAEMSGNHNGDLDRAFAIVDAVAESGAQALKIQTYTADTLTIRSDKPGFRIADSHGLWGGRTLYELYEEAHTPWDWHAPIFERARSRGLIPFSTPFDPSSVELLEGLGVELYKTASAEIVDLPLIREIARTGKPIIMSTGMATLAEIDAAVSAAHDAGCRQLVLLACTAAYPATPQEARLGNIDALRRAFGVPVGLSDHTLGIGVSVAAVALGAVVIEKHVTLDRSDGGVDSDFSLSPAELTSLVVSAEQARIATQSGTGFGPTPEERAVLALRRSLFVVSDVKKGDLVTPSNVRSIRPAGGLPADAIDVVLGRPFVTDVERGTPLTWDLI from the coding sequence GTGACCTCATCCCAGGTGATCCCAGTTGGCAAGGCGACAATCGCTACGCAAGCACCGCCCTTTGTCATCGCGGAAATGTCGGGCAACCACAACGGCGACCTCGATCGAGCGTTCGCGATCGTGGACGCCGTGGCAGAGAGCGGTGCGCAGGCGCTAAAGATCCAAACGTATACCGCGGACACTCTGACGATCCGATCGGACAAGCCCGGGTTTCGAATCGCGGACAGCCATGGTTTGTGGGGTGGACGCACGCTATACGAACTGTATGAGGAGGCGCACACCCCGTGGGACTGGCATGCTCCCATTTTCGAACGCGCTCGATCCCGCGGACTCATCCCGTTTTCGACCCCATTTGATCCCTCCTCCGTCGAGTTGCTTGAGGGCCTCGGTGTCGAGCTCTACAAGACTGCGTCAGCTGAAATCGTTGACCTCCCGTTGATTCGCGAGATCGCGCGGACGGGAAAGCCCATCATCATGTCGACAGGAATGGCGACCCTCGCCGAGATCGACGCCGCGGTTTCTGCCGCTCACGACGCTGGTTGCCGCCAACTAGTTCTTCTGGCATGCACCGCGGCATACCCAGCAACGCCACAAGAAGCACGGCTCGGAAACATCGACGCACTCCGGCGCGCTTTCGGCGTTCCTGTTGGTCTATCGGACCACACACTCGGGATTGGTGTGTCTGTTGCCGCGGTCGCTCTGGGCGCTGTGGTCATCGAGAAGCATGTGACTTTGGACCGTTCGGACGGCGGCGTCGACTCGGACTTCTCGCTGTCGCCTGCCGAGCTCACGTCCCTCGTCGTGTCGGCGGAGCAAGCAAGGATAGCGACGCAGTCGGGTACCGGATTCGGGCCGACGCCGGAGGAGCGCGCGGTTCTCGCACTGCGCCGATCGCTGTTTGTGGTTTCCGACGTGAAGAAGGGCGACCTTGTTACTCCGTCCAACGTGCGGTCAATCCGACCAGCGGGCGGGCTGCCTGCCGACGCAATTGATGTTGTGCTTGGAAGACCATTCGTTACCGACGTAGAGCGCGGTACGCCACTCACATGGGATCTGATTTGA
- a CDS encoding type II toxin-antitoxin system VapC family toxin — protein sequence MILLDTTVLLYAVGTDHPLRDPCRSIIAAVGDGRLAATSTVEVLQEFAHVRARRRGRQDAAELTAHYATLLAPLVSIDAADLADGLRLFRTHERLGAFDAVLAAAAMRREHVTALASADRAFAGVEGLDHLDPGSPEAMAARGI from the coding sequence GTGATCCTGCTCGACACGACGGTGCTGCTCTACGCCGTCGGCACCGATCATCCCCTCCGCGATCCGTGCCGCTCGATCATCGCGGCGGTGGGCGACGGGCGCCTGGCCGCCACCAGCACGGTCGAGGTGCTGCAAGAGTTCGCCCACGTCCGCGCGCGTCGCCGGGGGCGACAGGATGCCGCAGAGCTCACCGCCCACTACGCCACACTCCTGGCGCCGCTTGTCTCGATCGACGCAGCAGACCTCGCCGACGGCCTGCGACTCTTCCGCACGCACGAGCGTCTGGGCGCCTTCGATGCGGTGCTGGCCGCCGCGGCGATGCGACGCGAACACGTGACGGCCCTCGCATCGGCTGACCGCGCGTTCGCCGGCGTCGAGGGCCTCGACCACCTCGATCCCGGCTCCCCGGAGGCAATGGCCGCTCGGGGTATCTGA
- a CDS encoding putative quinol monooxygenase produces MDKNEPVVVTAAFRPLPGHREQVMDALRTAIPRVHEEPGCELYAIVAASDDDILMLEKWTRVADLDIHSEGEAVADLKQAIEGHLREPIDVAWYSPIPLGQAAKGQL; encoded by the coding sequence ATGGACAAGAACGAACCCGTCGTCGTGACCGCCGCCTTCCGTCCGCTCCCCGGGCACCGCGAGCAGGTGATGGATGCTCTGCGGACCGCGATCCCGCGGGTGCACGAGGAGCCGGGCTGCGAGCTCTATGCGATCGTCGCGGCATCCGACGACGACATCCTCATGCTCGAGAAGTGGACGCGCGTCGCCGACCTCGACATCCACAGCGAGGGCGAGGCGGTCGCCGACCTGAAGCAGGCCATCGAGGGGCACCTGCGCGAGCCCATCGACGTCGCGTGGTACTCGCCCATCCCTCTCGGCCAGGCCGCCAAGGGTCAGCTGTAG
- a CDS encoding PQQ-dependent sugar dehydrogenase, with the protein MLYVTTGDAGQPGAAQHRDTLAGKILRLTSEGDIPSDNPFPGSAVYSLGHRNVQGIAWSADGRCRGS; encoded by the coding sequence TTGCTCTACGTCACGACGGGAGACGCAGGCCAACCCGGCGCGGCGCAGCACCGCGACACGCTCGCGGGGAAGATACTCCGGCTCACGTCGGAGGGGGACATCCCCTCCGACAACCCCTTCCCCGGCTCGGCGGTCTACAGCCTGGGGCACCGCAACGTGCAGGGGATCGCGTGGTCGGCGGACGGGCGGTGTCGCGGAAGCTGA
- a CDS encoding aldo/keto reductase — protein MVSIPQVTLNDGTWFPQLGLGTYNLRGEEGIEAMVAAIEGGYRLLDSAVNYENEVEVGEAVRRSGLDRDELLVTTKVPGRHHGRDEVAASAAESLERLGLDRIDLYLIHWPNPRVDRYVETFRGMLDLQERGLVRSVGVSNFTIPMLERVAAETGVTPAVNQVELHPYFPQTQLREFHEAHGIRTESWSPLARRSELLSEPLVQDLAEAYRVTPTQVVLRWHVQGGSTPIPKSADPDRQRENADVFGFELDADAVSALTGLERGRLWDGDPDTHEEF, from the coding sequence ATGGTCAGCATCCCTCAGGTCACGCTCAACGACGGCACGTGGTTTCCCCAGCTCGGGCTCGGCACGTACAATCTGCGCGGAGAGGAGGGGATCGAGGCGATGGTCGCCGCGATCGAGGGCGGGTACCGCCTGCTCGACTCCGCCGTCAACTACGAGAACGAGGTCGAGGTCGGCGAGGCCGTGCGCCGGTCGGGACTCGACCGCGACGAGCTGCTCGTGACGACGAAGGTGCCGGGCCGCCACCACGGCCGCGACGAGGTCGCCGCGAGCGCCGCGGAATCGCTCGAGCGCCTGGGGCTGGATCGCATCGACCTCTACCTCATCCACTGGCCGAACCCGCGGGTGGACCGCTACGTCGAGACGTTCCGCGGGATGCTCGACCTGCAGGAGCGAGGCCTCGTGCGGTCGGTGGGCGTCTCCAACTTCACGATCCCGATGCTCGAGCGGGTCGCCGCCGAGACGGGCGTCACGCCCGCCGTCAACCAGGTGGAGCTGCACCCGTACTTCCCGCAGACGCAGCTGCGCGAGTTCCACGAGGCCCACGGCATCCGCACGGAGAGCTGGAGCCCGCTCGCCCGGCGCAGCGAGCTGCTCTCGGAGCCCCTCGTGCAGGACCTCGCAGAGGCCTACCGCGTCACCCCCACGCAGGTCGTGCTGCGCTGGCACGTGCAGGGCGGGAGCACGCCGATCCCGAAGTCGGCCGACCCGGACCGGCAGCGCGAGAACGCCGACGTGTTCGGGTTCGAGCTCGACGCAGACGCCGTCTCGGCGCTGACGGGGCTGGAGCGCGGCCGGCTGTGGGACGGCGACCCCGACACGCACGAGGAGTTCTGA
- a CDS encoding siderophore-interacting protein, with protein MSTSNPATAAFSLARLPLDLRFRRAALVSRERLAPHYVRVRLQGEQLRDFVSLGADDHIRVFFPAAPVETVEEMRASPSREYTPLAWGDDWLDLEFVVHGPHGVAGVWADTAPLGSEAGIGGPRGSMVIEGRPDAWFLAGDETAIPAIRRFCAQMDEDAAGRVVLEVPDAAHEVSIEAPAGVAVEYVHRGAELPGSALIERLEAVGAAERPAGDVFGFVAAEQSVVRSGRALLLDRWGLDAEQIVVKGYWKRDTAEYHAPH; from the coding sequence ATGAGCACGTCCAACCCCGCGACCGCCGCCTTCTCGCTGGCCCGCCTCCCGCTCGACCTGCGCTTCCGGCGCGCGGCGCTCGTGTCGCGCGAGCGCCTCGCCCCCCACTACGTGCGGGTGCGCCTGCAGGGCGAGCAGCTGCGCGACTTCGTCTCGCTCGGCGCCGACGACCACATCCGGGTGTTCTTCCCCGCCGCGCCGGTCGAGACGGTCGAGGAGATGCGCGCCTCTCCGAGCCGCGAGTACACGCCCCTCGCATGGGGCGACGACTGGCTCGACCTTGAGTTCGTCGTGCACGGCCCCCACGGCGTCGCGGGGGTGTGGGCCGACACGGCGCCCCTCGGGTCGGAGGCCGGGATCGGCGGACCCCGCGGCTCGATGGTGATCGAGGGGCGGCCCGACGCGTGGTTTCTCGCCGGCGACGAGACCGCGATCCCCGCGATCCGCCGCTTCTGCGCGCAGATGGACGAGGATGCCGCGGGCCGCGTCGTCCTCGAGGTGCCCGACGCCGCCCACGAGGTGTCGATCGAGGCCCCCGCGGGCGTCGCCGTCGAGTACGTGCACCGCGGTGCGGAGCTGCCGGGGTCGGCCCTCATCGAGCGGCTCGAGGCCGTCGGCGCCGCGGAGCGCCCCGCCGGCGACGTGTTCGGGTTCGTCGCGGCCGAGCAGTCCGTCGTGCGCTCCGGCCGCGCGCTGCTCCTCGATCGCTGGGGTCTCGACGCCGAGCAGATCGTCGTGAAGGGGTACTGGAAGCGCGACACCGCGGAGTACCACGCGCCGCACTGA
- a CDS encoding siderophore ABC transporter substrate-binding protein codes for MRTSRALIATSFTLAAGVALAGCASGTPGASESPAAEDEILTIEHAQGETEVAADPETVIVLDLASLDTLDALGVDVAGVAKGNLPSYLDDYEGDEYLNAGTLFEPDFAEIEAASPDLIIVANRSSEAYPELAEIAPTIDLTLDWTDYLGSFEANTRALGEIFGKQDEVDAALAEIEDKIAQTQDAAADAGTGLIVLTSGGEVTAFGPGSRFGWLHDELGVTPAIEDVEAATHGDPVSFEFLLETDPDWLFVIDRDAATGEGTQSAEQILDNEIVAQTTAWLAGQVVYLDPAPWYIVMSGLTSVNTMIDQIQGGLS; via the coding sequence ATGAGAACCTCGCGCGCCCTGATCGCGACCTCGTTCACCCTCGCCGCCGGCGTCGCGCTGGCCGGCTGCGCAAGCGGCACCCCCGGTGCATCCGAGAGCCCCGCCGCGGAGGACGAGATCCTCACGATCGAGCACGCGCAGGGCGAGACCGAGGTCGCCGCCGACCCCGAGACCGTCATCGTGCTCGACCTGGCGAGCCTCGACACGCTCGACGCCCTCGGGGTCGACGTCGCGGGTGTCGCCAAGGGCAACCTGCCGAGCTACCTCGACGACTACGAGGGGGACGAGTACCTCAACGCGGGCACCCTCTTCGAGCCCGACTTCGCCGAGATCGAGGCGGCATCGCCCGACCTGATCATCGTCGCCAACCGCTCGAGCGAGGCGTACCCCGAGCTGGCCGAGATCGCCCCGACGATCGACCTCACGCTCGACTGGACCGACTACCTCGGCAGCTTCGAGGCGAACACGCGCGCGCTCGGCGAGATCTTCGGCAAGCAGGACGAGGTCGACGCCGCGCTCGCCGAGATCGAGGACAAGATCGCCCAGACGCAGGATGCCGCGGCCGACGCCGGCACGGGCCTCATCGTGCTCACGAGCGGCGGCGAGGTCACCGCGTTCGGCCCCGGGTCGCGCTTCGGCTGGCTTCACGACGAGCTGGGCGTCACCCCCGCCATCGAGGACGTGGAGGCGGCCACGCACGGCGACCCCGTCTCGTTCGAGTTCCTGCTCGAGACCGACCCCGACTGGCTCTTCGTCATCGACCGCGACGCCGCCACCGGCGAGGGCACGCAGAGCGCCGAGCAGATCCTCGACAACGAGATCGTCGCGCAGACCACCGCATGGTTGGCGGGCCAGGTCGTCTACCTCGACCCCGCCCCCTGGTACATCGTGATGAGCGGCCTGACCTCGGTCAACACGATGATCGACCAGATCCAGGGCGGCCTGTCCTGA